The following coding sequences lie in one Mucilaginibacter sp. KACC 22773 genomic window:
- the efp gene encoding elongation factor P produces MAKASEIKVGNILRYNGELVTVTEVLHRTPGKGGAFYLDKFRNIKTGKIVEARLATDEQVEICRVETNDYQYLYEEGDYMVIMDNTTYDQLSIPKSLFGPSARFLKEGMNVIVSIESEEPIMAQAPNFVELEITYSEPAVKGDTSSGALKAATTENGVEIKVPLFINQGDKVKVDTRTGEYIERVK; encoded by the coding sequence ATGGCAAAGGCATCTGAAATTAAAGTAGGAAACATTTTACGCTACAACGGCGAATTGGTAACGGTTACCGAAGTACTGCATCGTACACCGGGTAAAGGCGGAGCTTTCTACTTAGATAAATTTCGTAACATAAAAACCGGAAAAATTGTAGAGGCCCGTTTAGCAACCGACGAACAGGTTGAAATTTGCCGTGTAGAAACCAATGATTACCAATACCTTTACGAGGAAGGCGATTATATGGTGATCATGGACAATACCACTTACGATCAGCTAAGCATCCCCAAATCGTTATTTGGCCCATCGGCAAGGTTTTTAAAGGAGGGGATGAATGTTATCGTTTCTATCGAGAGCGAAGAACCTATTATGGCCCAGGCGCCCAACTTTGTTGAGCTGGAGATTACCTACTCTGAACCGGCCGTTAAAGGCGATACATCATCGGGTGCATTAAAGGCCGCAACTACCGAAAATGGTGTGGAAATAAAAGTACCATTGTTCATCAACCAGGGCGATAAAGTAAAAGTTGATACCCGCACCGGCGAATATATCGAGCGTGTAAAATAA